AGACTTTCCCTGAAAAGATTTTTTTGCACCAAGACCGTTTAAAGACCTGTTCAAAAAGAGGTAGAGGACGTTTCGTTTCATTCATCGATAATTTTTTCAGCAACAGTGTCGTAGAAAAGCCGTCCATAATCGGTTAGGGTTGCGTGATTGTTTTGGTAGCTAATCCACCCTTCTTGGTCGAGGTTTCTGAGCAAGGTTTGAGTGTTGTGTGGGATGTTGTCTAGGGGAATCCCTTTGGTGAGGCGGAGGCCGATTGCAATTTTTTCATGGAGGCTGGCGGGAAAGGGAAGCTTTTCTTCAAAATCAACAGGGAAGGTTCCTTGCTCAAGCTTTTTAATATAGCGATTCAAGTGGCAGACATTTTGGAAGCGTTTGCCCTCGTAGTAACTAAAGGCAGAAGGGCCATATCCTAAAAACTCTCTCCCTGTCCAGTAACCAGTGTTGTGAATAGAGACGTTTCCATCGCGGGCGAAGGCAGAGATTTCGTAGCGGTGGAGTTTGGCTTCCTCAAAGCGTTTACAGGCATATTGGAGCATTTGGGTGGCTGTTTCTTCATTGGGGAGATGGGGGCGGAGGTCGTCCTCTTTTTTCTTGAAGGCTGTGTGAGGTTCAATCGTAAGGTTATAGAGGGAAAGGTGGGTAATCGGGAGCTCTACTGCGATATCAACAGTTTCTTTCCAGAGCTGAAAGGTTTGGTGGGGGATTTCGTACATGAGATCGATTGTGATATTTTTAATCCCAGCTTTATGGGTGATGTTAACGGCGTCAATGGCTTTTTGAGCGGTGTGGGATCTTCCAAGGTGTTTAAGGAGAGTATTGTTTAGAGATTGGACTCCGATACTCACGCGGTTAACGCCTAGATCATACAGTGTTTTCATGAGCTCTGGTGTGGCATCTTCAGGATTTGTCTCTACTGTGATCTCAGGTGCCTGAGCTCTTTGCAGGATTTTTTTCACACCTTCAATGCAGAGGGTCGGTGTGCCTCCTCCAAAGTAGAGAGATTCAATCTTTTTTCCTTCAATTTGGAGGAGGCGAAGGTCCCACTCTTTGAGTAGGGCCTTAACAAAAGAATCCTGATCTCGATTAGGAATCACATAGAAGTGGCAGTAAGGGCATTTACGTGTACAAAAAGGGAAATGAAAATATAGCGAAATTACCATGAGTCGCCGTCAGGATCTTCAAGGATCCCTCGACGCCATCGGTTTTTATCACTGTAAGGGTCTTCATCATCAGAGATAGTAGTCGCTGATTCATCATTATCAGCAACGGTTCCTGTCTCTGCTCCAAAAGTCGTTGGAGAATCATTTTCTAGGCCAGAGTCGGTCATTCCTCCTCCACCTTCGTTTTCTTCTACATCAACACCCGGGAGGGTATGAGGTTCTTGATAGGCAGCACGTTGCTGAGCGTTACGCTTTGGAACTGAGTACTCTTCATTATCTCCGTTTTCCTTGATGCTTTGGAGGCGAGATTTTTCATCGTCCACGCGCTTTTTAAGAATCTCAATTTCGCCCTTGTGCTTATCAATATCCTTTTTAGGGACAAGCCCTAAATTGAGCCATTGCTCCAAATCGTGAAGTTCTAGTTCTAGCTTTTTTAGTCGTTCGCTTTTCATAATCACAGCACTATACCCTATCTGCTCAATATATTCAAAGTATCTTTTAGGTAGTGTTATCAAATACTCCTTGCTGCCATTGTCCTTTCTATGAAAAACTTCTTCGTTGACTTGCTTCAATAGCCCGCTTGGGCTCTCTCCATCGGGTACCTTGAGTTTTTCTCATAGAAAAAGCCCTTTCAACAAGGATTATTCGATACCACTATCTAATTAATGGGGAACTGATTTTTTGGAAAGAGAAATCATTTTTCTTTTGAGAAAGGGGGAGAATTTGATATAGCAAAGGGGAGAGGGGAGATGATATGAGCCGTGGCGAAGAATATGCGAATCTATCAAACTTAAGTTATATCGAAGGGCTTTACGCAGAGTATGTAAAAGATCCGAACAGCGTTGAAAAAAGTTGGCAACACTTTTTTGAAGGGATGGCTCTTGGATCTGCGCTCAAAGGTCCTGCAGTCGAAGGTGAGGGGAGCCCTGACCTGCGCGTTTTTAGGATGATTGAAGCGTATCGTATTTATGGCCATAAGGGTGCTACATTTAATCCTATTGATCCTGATCTGACACAATCAAATGAAGTTGAAGAGTTGAAGCTTGAGACCTTGGGCTTTAAGAAAGAAGAGCTGGGCCAAGAATTTCCAACTTGTGGTTTTCTCAAAGACCAGACAGCGCCTCTTTCTACCATTATTGATGCACTAAATAAGACCTACTGCAGTTCCGTAGGATTTGAGTACATGGGAATGCAAACTCCTGAAATGGCGCGGTTTTTTCAACAAAGCATTGAACCCTTTTTTCAATTCCCCCTCTCTAGGGAAGAAAAGATAGAAGTGCTTCATCATCTAAATCGGTCGGAGATTTTAGAGTCATTTATCCATATGAAGTATCCAGGTCAGAAGCGCTTTTCCCTGGAAGGGGGGGAGACGCTTATTCCGATGCTCATGGAGATAGCTCACCACGGTAGCTCTAAAGGAATTGAACAAATTGTTCTTGGCATGGCACATCGGGGGCGTTTGAATGTTTTGACGAATGTTTTGGGAAAACCTTATTCCGATCTTTTTCGAGAGTTTGAAAAAACGTATGTTCCTGATACGTACGAAGGTTCTGGAGATGTAAAATATCATATGGGGTATTCTTCAGACCTTTCTACAAAAAATGGAAAAAGTGTTCATCTCGCTCTTTGTGCAAATCCAAGTCACCTCGAGGCTGTTGACCCTGTTGTTGAGGGAAAAGCCAGGGCTAAACAGGAGGAGTTTTTTCAAGGAAAAACAGACGCTGTTCTTCCGGTTTTGATTCATGGGGATGCCTCTATTGCGGGGCAAGGTGTGGTTTATGAAACGATGCAGCTTTCTAAGCTTGCAGGTTATCAGACCGGAGGAACAATGCATATCGTTATCAATAATCAAGTGGGATTTACTGCGGCTCCAAAAGAGACCAAGTCGACCCCTTATTGCACGGATATCGCAAAATCGTTTGGTGCGCCTGTCTTTCATGTGAATGCTGAGGATCCCGAGCGAGCCGTGGCTGCAATGAAACTCGCAGTTGAGCTGCGCCAAAAATTTGGATGCGATGTCTTTATTGAACTCAACTGTCATCGGAAATATGGTCATAATGAAAGTGATGAGCCGGCTTTCACCCAACCTGAAGTTTATAAGGTTATTAAGCAGAAGCAGATGATTCGCAATCTCTATCGCGATGCTCTTATTCAAGAGGGAACGCTTTCGCAAAAGGAAGCCGAGGCGCTGGAAAAAGAGTTTAAAGACAGCTTAGAAGAAGCGCTCAAAGTAACTCAAGAAGAGATTAAGACGAAAAAAGCTGGAAAGGTTAAAGAAAAGCCCTCTCTCCTTGCTTCTATAAAAACTGCAATTCCTCTGGAGTGTTTGACTGAACTTGCTAAAAAATTCACAATGATTCCAAGTGGTTTTGCTCTTAATCCCAAACTTAAACGTTTGATGGATGATCGGATCAGGATGATCTCAGGGGATAAAAATGCTCCTGTTGTTGACTGGGGAATGGCGGAGCACCTTGCCTACGCAACCCTGTTAACAGAAGGGGTGCATGTGCGCTTATCGGGGCAAGACTCTGGGCGCGGAACGTTTTCTCATCGCCATGCGGCACTGACGGATCAAGAAACATCAAGGCGTTACTACCCTCTTTCTCACTTAAGTGATGATCAAGCAAATTTTGATGTCTACAATTCGCCTCTTTCAGAATATGCTGTAATGGGGTTTGAATATGGATATAGTCTTTCCTATAAGAAAGCCCTAACCCTTTGGGAAGGACAATTTGGAGATTTTGCGAATGGTGCGCAGATTGTGATTGATCAATTTATTGTCTCCGCAGAGCAGAAGTGGGGACGGCTTTCCCCTTTGACGCTCCTCCTTCCTCATGGGTATGAGGGACAGGGACCCGAGCATTCTTCTGCACGGATTGAAAGATTTTTGCAACTCGCAGCAAACGACAGTTTATATATTGTCTATCCGTCCACTCCAGCGCAACACTTTCATGCGCTGCGTCGCCAGGGAATCAGCGAGCGCTTAAAACCTCTTATCCTCTTTACTCCTAAAGCGCTTCTACGCTATCCCCCTTCGTTAAGCATGCCTAAGGAGTTTGCAGTTGGTGAATTTCAGGAGGTAATTGACGATCCCAAAGCTCCCAAAAACGCAAAGCGGCTGATCTTTTGCTCTGGAAAAGTCTATTATGATCTTATCGAAAATAACAAATGCTCTGATATTGCAATCGTACGGATAGAGCAGCTCTATCCTCTCCACGCAGAAAAGGTTCAAGCAATTCTTAAAAAGTACAACGGAGTCTCAGAGTGTTTTTGGGTCCAAGAGGAACCTCAAAACCAAGGGGCCTACTCCTATATTCAACCTCTGCTCCAAAACCTCCTTCCCGAAAAACTCTCATTAAGGTATGTCGGAAGAGATAGAGGCGCATCCACAGCAGCTGGAACAAGTGCTCTCCATAGCAAAGAACTCGAGAAATTTCTGAAAGAGGCCCTCGAATGAAAGTAGACATCCAAGTTCCCTCAGCAG
The window above is part of the Candidatus Neptunochlamydia sp. REUL1 genome. Proteins encoded here:
- the hemW gene encoding radical SAM family heme chaperone HemW, which gives rise to MVISLYFHFPFCTRKCPYCHFYVIPNRDQDSFVKALLKEWDLRLLQIEGKKIESLYFGGGTPTLCIEGVKKILQRAQAPEITVETNPEDATPELMKTLYDLGVNRVSIGVQSLNNTLLKHLGRSHTAQKAIDAVNITHKAGIKNITIDLMYEIPHQTFQLWKETVDIAVELPITHLSLYNLTIEPHTAFKKKEDDLRPHLPNEETATQMLQYACKRFEEAKLHRYEISAFARDGNVSIHNTGYWTGREFLGYGPSAFSYYEGKRFQNVCHLNRYIKKLEQGTFPVDFEEKLPFPASLHEKIAIGLRLTKGIPLDNIPHNTQTLLRNLDQEGWISYQNNHATLTDYGRLFYDTVAEKIIDE
- a CDS encoding 2-oxoglutarate dehydrogenase E1 component, giving the protein MSRGEEYANLSNLSYIEGLYAEYVKDPNSVEKSWQHFFEGMALGSALKGPAVEGEGSPDLRVFRMIEAYRIYGHKGATFNPIDPDLTQSNEVEELKLETLGFKKEELGQEFPTCGFLKDQTAPLSTIIDALNKTYCSSVGFEYMGMQTPEMARFFQQSIEPFFQFPLSREEKIEVLHHLNRSEILESFIHMKYPGQKRFSLEGGETLIPMLMEIAHHGSSKGIEQIVLGMAHRGRLNVLTNVLGKPYSDLFREFEKTYVPDTYEGSGDVKYHMGYSSDLSTKNGKSVHLALCANPSHLEAVDPVVEGKARAKQEEFFQGKTDAVLPVLIHGDASIAGQGVVYETMQLSKLAGYQTGGTMHIVINNQVGFTAAPKETKSTPYCTDIAKSFGAPVFHVNAEDPERAVAAMKLAVELRQKFGCDVFIELNCHRKYGHNESDEPAFTQPEVYKVIKQKQMIRNLYRDALIQEGTLSQKEAEALEKEFKDSLEEALKVTQEEIKTKKAGKVKEKPSLLASIKTAIPLECLTELAKKFTMIPSGFALNPKLKRLMDDRIRMISGDKNAPVVDWGMAEHLAYATLLTEGVHVRLSGQDSGRGTFSHRHAALTDQETSRRYYPLSHLSDDQANFDVYNSPLSEYAVMGFEYGYSLSYKKALTLWEGQFGDFANGAQIVIDQFIVSAEQKWGRLSPLTLLLPHGYEGQGPEHSSARIERFLQLAANDSLYIVYPSTPAQHFHALRRQGISERLKPLILFTPKALLRYPPSLSMPKEFAVGEFQEVIDDPKAPKNAKRLIFCSGKVYYDLIENNKCSDIAIVRIEQLYPLHAEKVQAILKKYNGVSECFWVQEEPQNQGAYSYIQPLLQNLLPEKLSLRYVGRDRGASTAAGTSALHSKELEKFLKEALE